In one Umezawaea sp. Da 62-37 genomic region, the following are encoded:
- a CDS encoding SDR family NAD(P)-dependent oxidoreductase, which translates to MTTSFGFSSTTDDVLAGVDLTGRRVVVTGGSSGIGVETARALAAAGAEVVLAVRRDGPETAALITEQTGNPLVGSRPLDLAVPSSVAAFVRDWTGPLHVLVNNAGIMAVPELRLTAEGHEVQFATNFLGHFALTTGLRAALAEAGGARVVSLSSNAHHFSDVVLDDLAFQHRAYDPWLAYGQSKTADVLLAVGVTRHWADDGILANAVNPGAIATGLQKHTGGLRTPVEKRKTIPQGAATSVLLAASPLVEGIGGRYFEDCAEAPVLAGSSELFGGGVAAWAVDADNADRLWDTATRLIR; encoded by the coding sequence ATGACCACTTCCTTCGGCTTCTCCTCGACCACCGACGACGTGCTGGCGGGCGTCGACCTGACCGGGCGGCGGGTGGTGGTGACCGGCGGGTCGTCGGGCATCGGCGTCGAGACCGCGCGGGCGCTGGCCGCCGCCGGCGCGGAGGTCGTCCTCGCGGTCCGGCGCGACGGGCCGGAGACCGCCGCGCTGATCACCGAGCAGACCGGCAACCCGCTGGTCGGCTCCCGGCCGCTGGACCTCGCCGTCCCCTCGTCGGTGGCGGCGTTCGTCCGCGACTGGACCGGACCGCTGCACGTGCTCGTCAACAACGCCGGGATCATGGCGGTCCCGGAGCTCCGGCTGACCGCGGAGGGCCACGAGGTGCAGTTCGCCACGAACTTCCTCGGCCACTTCGCCCTGACCACGGGCCTGCGCGCCGCGCTCGCGGAAGCCGGTGGCGCCAGGGTCGTCTCGCTCAGCTCGAACGCGCACCACTTCTCCGACGTGGTCCTCGACGACCTGGCCTTCCAGCACCGCGCCTACGACCCGTGGCTCGCCTACGGCCAGTCGAAGACCGCCGACGTGCTGCTCGCGGTGGGCGTGACCCGGCACTGGGCCGACGACGGGATCCTGGCCAACGCGGTGAACCCCGGTGCCATCGCGACCGGCCTGCAGAAGCACACCGGCGGGCTGCGCACGCCCGTGGAGAAGCGCAAGACCATCCCCCAGGGCGCGGCCACGTCGGTGCTGCTGGCGGCGTCGCCGCTGGTCGAGGGGATTGGCGGGCGCTACTTCGAGGACTGCGCGGAAGCGCCCGTGCTGGCCGGGTCGTCGGAGCTGTTCGGCGGCGGGGTGGCGGCGTGGGCGGTCGACGCCGACAACGCCGACCGGCTCTGGGACACGGCGACCCGGCTCATCCGCTGA
- a CDS encoding helix-turn-helix transcriptional regulator, whose amino-acid sequence MALGDYLRARRELVRPDDVGLPAGERRRVPGLRREEVALLAGISAEYYLRLEQGRDQHPSDQVLDSIATALRLDAEASAYLHDLAHPVPPKRRRPKPERVGAGVRNLIDNWTTTPAYVQGRSMTVLAANPLAIALSPFFAPGVNTLRAAFLEPGMRTFYRDWDGMTAKVVPYLRSLLGTDVDDPRLVTLIGELSLRSDRFRTLWARHDVRRKASGLTLLLHPQVGPLDLRYEKFALPEADQVLITYHADPGSESEERLHLLGTLAKGTMGA is encoded by the coding sequence ATGGCCCTTGGCGACTACCTCCGGGCGCGGCGGGAGCTGGTCCGCCCCGATGACGTCGGACTGCCCGCGGGGGAGCGGCGCAGGGTTCCGGGTCTGCGGCGCGAGGAGGTCGCGCTGCTGGCGGGCATCAGCGCCGAGTACTACCTGCGGCTGGAGCAGGGCCGCGACCAGCACCCGTCCGACCAGGTGCTGGACAGCATCGCGACCGCGCTGCGGCTGGATGCGGAGGCGTCGGCCTACCTGCACGACCTGGCCCACCCCGTGCCGCCGAAGCGGCGGCGGCCGAAGCCGGAGAGGGTCGGCGCGGGCGTGCGGAACCTGATCGACAACTGGACGACCACGCCCGCGTACGTGCAGGGCAGGAGCATGACCGTGCTCGCGGCGAACCCGCTCGCCATCGCCCTGTCCCCGTTCTTCGCGCCCGGCGTGAACACCCTGCGCGCGGCCTTCCTCGAACCGGGCATGCGGACCTTCTACCGCGACTGGGACGGGATGACCGCCAAGGTCGTGCCCTACCTGCGGTCCCTGCTCGGCACCGACGTCGACGACCCGCGCCTGGTCACCCTCATCGGCGAGCTGAGCCTGCGCAGCGACCGCTTCCGCACCCTCTGGGCGCGCCACGACGTCCGCCGGAAGGCCAGCGGCCTGACCCTCCTGCTGCACCCGCAGGTCGGCCCGCTCGACCTGCGCTACGAGAAGTTCGCCCTGCCCGAGGCGGACCAGGTGCTGATCACCTACCACGCGGACCCCGGTTCGGAGTCCGAGGAGCGCCTGCACCTGCTCGGCACACTGGCCAAGGGCACTATGGGCGCGTGA
- a CDS encoding LysR family transcriptional regulator, giving the protein MIDPRRLPVLRALADHGTVTAAGKALHLTPSAVSQQLTALEAETGQELLRRRGRRVSLTAAGELLVGHANAVAAELERAQATLASFAEGTAGQIKVAGFASAISQVVAPAIAALRRTAPGLKVVVRDVEGHASLPLLLDGEIDLAITEEYRPDDLRVTRFPLYAEPFDVVVPADHRLAERVTIDVRDLADDDWVAPLPGNPCRDVVTLAVPHARIVHTSDDFRAVVALVAAGAGVALVPRNALTDVPGAIVVPVRGTPPLRRVYAAIRQGSEDHPLVKAVVDALVRSPGGDLR; this is encoded by the coding sequence GTGATCGATCCTCGACGGCTGCCGGTGCTGCGCGCACTGGCCGACCACGGCACCGTGACCGCGGCCGGGAAAGCGCTGCACCTGACCCCGTCGGCGGTGTCCCAGCAGCTCACGGCGCTGGAAGCCGAGACGGGGCAGGAACTGCTGCGCAGACGGGGCCGCCGGGTGTCGCTGACGGCCGCCGGCGAACTGCTCGTCGGCCACGCCAACGCGGTCGCCGCCGAACTCGAACGGGCCCAGGCGACCCTGGCGTCGTTCGCCGAGGGGACCGCGGGCCAGATCAAGGTGGCGGGCTTCGCGTCCGCGATCAGCCAGGTCGTGGCCCCCGCCATCGCCGCGCTCCGCCGCACCGCACCCGGACTGAAGGTCGTGGTGCGCGACGTCGAGGGCCACGCCAGCCTGCCGCTGCTGCTCGACGGCGAGATCGACCTCGCGATCACCGAGGAGTACCGCCCCGACGACCTGCGCGTCACCAGGTTCCCCCTCTACGCGGAACCCTTCGACGTCGTCGTCCCCGCCGACCACCGGCTGGCCGAGCGCGTCACCATCGACGTGCGCGACCTGGCCGACGACGACTGGGTCGCCCCGCTGCCCGGCAACCCGTGCCGCGACGTCGTGACGCTCGCCGTGCCGCACGCGCGGATCGTGCACACCTCGGACGACTTCCGCGCCGTGGTGGCACTGGTCGCGGCGGGCGCGGGCGTCGCGCTGGTACCGCGCAACGCGCTCACCGACGTGCCCGGCGCGATCGTCGTGCCCGTGAGGGGCACGCCGCCGTTGCGCCGGGTGTACGCCGCGATCCGCCAGGGCAGCGAGGACCACCCGCTGGTCAAGGCCGTCGTGGACGCCCTAGTGCGGAGCCCGGGCGGCGATCTTCGCTGA